In one window of Ferrovum sp. PN-J185 DNA:
- the rluD gene encoding 23S rRNA pseudouridine(1911/1915/1917) synthase RluD: MSEANSEFLDYTSLDESDPVDIMIPHDLAGSRIDHALVMLFPGYSRSRLQQWIKDGAVKLNGQLTVPKEKVWTGDQVSLVVPEEIDLEAIIAQPIDLNIVHEDDDIIVLNKPAGLVVHPGNGNWSNTLQNGLLYYDEQLKMVPRCGIVHRLDKETNGLMVVAKNLPTHQDLVQQLQARTVKRHYWACVQGMLTMPGQVEAPISRHPTQRTKMAVVATGKEALTYYDILERLPCHTLVECHLATGRTHQIRVHMQFIGHPLAGDPVYGGKLPRYDEHTIAALKQLNRQALQAFRLGLIHPRTKEYCEWSIPLAEDLLGLVEVLRHSHYE, translated from the coding sequence ATGTCCGAAGCAAATAGTGAATTTTTAGATTATACCAGTCTTGATGAATCAGACCCAGTTGATATCATGATACCTCATGATTTAGCAGGAAGTCGTATTGATCACGCTTTGGTGATGCTCTTTCCAGGTTACTCAAGGAGTAGACTGCAACAATGGATTAAAGATGGGGCAGTCAAACTTAATGGTCAGCTTACAGTCCCTAAAGAAAAAGTATGGACTGGAGACCAGGTTAGTCTTGTGGTGCCAGAGGAAATTGACCTTGAAGCTATTATTGCCCAGCCTATTGACCTTAATATAGTTCATGAAGATGATGATATTATTGTCTTAAATAAACCAGCAGGTTTAGTTGTTCATCCGGGGAATGGCAATTGGAGTAATACACTACAAAACGGACTACTTTATTACGATGAGCAGTTAAAGATGGTTCCTCGTTGCGGTATTGTTCATCGTCTTGATAAAGAAACCAATGGCTTAATGGTAGTTGCAAAAAACCTTCCTACCCACCAAGATTTAGTGCAACAACTACAAGCGAGAACGGTAAAAAGACATTATTGGGCATGTGTTCAGGGTATGTTGACTATGCCCGGACAAGTTGAAGCGCCGATTAGTCGACATCCAACCCAGCGTACTAAAATGGCCGTTGTGGCAACGGGTAAAGAAGCCTTAACTTACTACGATATTCTCGAGCGCCTACCTTGTCATACTTTGGTTGAATGTCATTTGGCAACAGGTAGAACACATCAAATTCGAGTACATATGCAATTTATTGGCCATCCTTTAGCAGGTGACCCTGTTTATGGCGGTAAATTGCCACGTTATGACGAGCATACTATTGCTGCGTTAAAACAATTAAATAGACAAGCTTTACAAGCTTTTCGGTTAGGTCTCATTCATCCACGTACAAAGGAATATTGTGAGTGGAGTATTCCTTTAGCAGAGGATCTGCTGGGATTAGTAGAAGTATTAAGGCACAGTCACTATGAATGA
- the pgeF gene encoding peptidoglycan editing factor PgeF, translating to MNEWNVNWPAPRWVKTFATTRQGGVSVGEFGSLNLGDHVHDNLQHVALNRQRVEQYIQVTPYYLRQVHGTQVVNLDLLNTTSVPEADAAFLTQQGRAAVVLTADCMPILFCHKKEKIVAVAHAGWRGLAKGVIGNTIKAMGVSANDLMVWIGPTIGQQYFEVGEEVRDAFVMHRQEAHKAFISSHAPHKWFADLVLLAKQQLSELGVNHIYGGEICNYTYADLFYSHRRDQGKTGRMGFYIWLDAESESVV from the coding sequence ATGAATGAGTGGAATGTAAATTGGCCAGCGCCACGATGGGTAAAAACATTTGCCACCACTCGTCAGGGTGGAGTAAGTGTGGGAGAGTTTGGTAGCTTAAATTTAGGTGATCATGTTCATGATAATCTACAGCATGTTGCACTAAATCGTCAGCGTGTTGAGCAATATATACAAGTCACACCCTATTACCTAAGGCAAGTTCATGGTACTCAAGTGGTTAATCTTGATCTACTCAATACGACTTCTGTCCCCGAGGCAGATGCTGCGTTTTTAACTCAACAGGGTAGAGCTGCTGTGGTATTGACTGCAGATTGTATGCCAATATTATTCTGTCATAAAAAAGAGAAAATTGTAGCAGTGGCTCATGCAGGTTGGCGTGGCTTAGCTAAGGGAGTGATCGGTAATACAATTAAGGCGATGGGTGTTTCCGCTAATGATTTAATGGTGTGGATTGGCCCTACAATTGGGCAACAGTACTTCGAGGTTGGGGAAGAAGTGAGAGATGCGTTTGTTATGCATCGACAAGAGGCACACAAGGCTTTTATTTCATCCCATGCCCCACATAAATGGTTTGCTGATTTAGTGTTGCTTGCAAAACAACAGTTAAGTGAGCTGGGGGTTAACCATATTTATGGCGGAGAGATATGTAATTACACCTATGCCGATCTTTTTTATTCTCATCGACGTGACCAGGGTAAAACGGGGCGAATGGGGTTTTATATTTGGCTCGATGCAGAGTCAGAAAGCGTCGTATAA
- a CDS encoding ZIP family metal transporter: MTPLMNTVIASLAAGLLSVVCAVIVVLTARPTWVPLLVSYAIGALLGAVFLEILPHAFTLSHNADLVSMTVLAGILLFFLLEKLVLWRHVHAHDMEDHGHSLHEGHQRTGAMVVVGDSVHNFVDGIIIAAAFVANTQLGIVTALAIIAHEIPQEAGDVLVLLHSGLSRSKALMFNLLTSVATLVGGVFACLALQSLQHAVPYLLALAASSMIYVAVADLIPGLHRRVDFKESVWQIVLISLGVASIHWMHLIVQE; the protein is encoded by the coding sequence ATGACCCCATTAATGAATACCGTCATCGCAAGCCTTGCTGCTGGGCTGTTATCGGTTGTGTGCGCTGTCATCGTGGTACTTACTGCACGTCCAACATGGGTTCCTTTGCTCGTCAGCTATGCTATTGGCGCATTATTAGGAGCGGTATTTTTAGAAATACTGCCTCATGCCTTTACCTTGTCTCATAATGCTGATTTAGTATCAATGACAGTGTTAGCGGGTATATTGTTATTTTTTCTTTTGGAGAAACTGGTTTTATGGCGTCATGTTCATGCTCATGACATGGAAGATCACGGCCATTCCCTCCATGAGGGACATCAACGCACTGGCGCAATGGTGGTTGTAGGTGATTCAGTTCACAATTTTGTTGACGGGATTATAATTGCTGCAGCATTTGTGGCCAATACCCAACTTGGCATTGTCACTGCACTAGCAATTATTGCTCACGAAATACCACAAGAAGCAGGTGATGTATTGGTGTTGCTTCATTCAGGGTTATCTCGTAGTAAAGCGCTAATGTTTAATTTGTTGACCAGTGTGGCTACCCTTGTTGGTGGGGTGTTTGCTTGTCTTGCGCTGCAATCGTTACAACATGCAGTTCCTTATCTATTAGCTTTAGCTGCATCAAGTATGATTTATGTGGCTGTAGCTGACTTGATTCCAGGTTTACATCGTCGTGTTGACTTTAAAGAGTCGGTTTGGCAGATCGTTTTAATTTCATTAGGAGTGGCATCAATTCATTGG